From one Deinococcus sedimenti genomic stretch:
- a CDS encoding ISAs1 family transposase: PNILALTQWLTGHREVLRQHLGLDRLPQQAMIYRFFWSLDQHLPELQRALLDWVKAQHPTAQDDLVILAGDGKVLKGSAREGRTALSFLSVFFHELALTVAQVDQAGRHEAKGMQDLLPTLTTLFGTGWLVTLDAAYTERELTTRIDEAGGAYLVPLKNNTRSLKE, encoded by the coding sequence CCCAACATCCTTGCCCTCACCCAGTGGCTCACCGGACACCGCGAGGTGCTGCGCCAGCACCTCGGCCTCGACCGCCTCCCCCAGCAGGCCATGATCTACCGCTTCTTCTGGTCGCTGGACCAGCATCTCCCTGAACTGCAACGCGCCCTGCTGGACTGGGTCAAAGCTCAACATCCCACGGCGCAGGACGACCTGGTCATCCTCGCTGGTGACGGCAAAGTCCTGAAAGGGAGTGCGCGAGAGGGCCGAACGGCCCTCTCGTTCCTGTCGGTCTTCTTCCATGAGCTGGCGCTGACCGTCGCGCAGGTCGATCAGGCCGGACGTCATGAAGCCAAAGGAATGCAGGATCTGCTCCCCACCCTCACGACCCTCTTTGGGACAGGGTGGCTCGTGACGTTGGACGCCGCCTACACCGAGCGGGAACTCACCACTCGAATCGACGAGGCAGGCGGAGCCTACCTCGTCCCCCTCAAGAACAACACCCGCTCGCTCAAGGAATG